One genomic segment of Catalinimonas alkaloidigena includes these proteins:
- a CDS encoding SMP-30/gluconolactonase/LRE family protein, whose amino-acid sequence MKLIFSYLTVIFSVFLFACGSGGEQEASQETTSADTTAAMTSVTLEQVWATDTVMMTPESVIYDETNDVIYVANIGTVNAEGTDGDGFISKLSTGGEVVELQWVTGLNDPKGMGIRDGKLYVADLSEVAVIDLAGGEISETYPVEGAVFLNDITIDENGAVYISDSNTDKIHMLADGQVSTWMSDSTLQRPNGLYAEGNQILLASLNGGYLAPISKDNKEIGEYWLDNIPSADGIIKTNDGNYIVSTWSGEVHYVDPDNNETQKLLDTKAQEINSADIGYIPAQEMVLVPTFFDNRVVAYKINKGNS is encoded by the coding sequence ATGAAACTTATTTTTTCTTATCTCACAGTTATTTTTTCTGTGTTCCTCTTTGCCTGCGGTAGCGGTGGAGAGCAAGAAGCCAGCCAGGAAACCACCAGCGCGGATACTACTGCAGCAATGACCAGTGTAACTTTGGAGCAAGTCTGGGCAACAGATACCGTCATGATGACGCCTGAGTCCGTTATTTATGACGAGACCAACGATGTTATCTATGTGGCGAATATTGGTACTGTGAACGCGGAAGGCACAGATGGAGATGGTTTTATTTCCAAGCTAAGCACCGGTGGGGAAGTGGTAGAACTCCAATGGGTTACCGGGCTGAACGATCCCAAAGGTATGGGTATACGAGATGGTAAGCTCTACGTCGCTGACCTTAGTGAAGTAGCCGTGATTGACCTGGCAGGTGGTGAGATTAGCGAGACTTATCCAGTGGAAGGAGCAGTGTTTCTTAATGATATTACGATAGATGAAAATGGTGCTGTGTATATTTCTGATTCTAATACCGACAAAATACATATGCTGGCTGATGGGCAGGTAAGCACCTGGATGAGCGACTCTACACTTCAACGTCCCAATGGCTTATATGCAGAAGGAAATCAGATTTTACTGGCATCTTTAAATGGTGGCTATCTGGCACCTATTAGCAAAGACAACAAGGAAATTGGAGAATATTGGCTGGACAATATTCCTTCTGCTGACGGTATCATCAAGACAAATGATGGGAACTACATTGTGTCTACCTGGTCAGGAGAAGTACATTATGTAGACCCGGATAATAATGAAACCCAGAAACTGCTGGATACTAAAGCACAGGAAATCAACTCAGCAGATATAGGCTACATTCCCGCACAGGAAATGGTCCTTGTGCCGACCTTCTTTGATAATCGGGTAGTGGCTTACAAGATCAATAAAGGAAACTCCTGA
- a CDS encoding PorV/PorQ family protein: protein MRWLFVVLGFVFLWESAHAQLNTPKYSNEFLAIGAGARALGMAATQTAVADDVTAGFWNPASLTDLSHAYEVSLMHAEYFAGIANYDYGSFATPLDSLSTLAISVVRFAVDDIPDTRFLYDANGRINYDNIRFFSAADYAFLFSYARQIPKVKGLSVGANFKVIHRTVGSFANAWGFGLDAAATYRMKAWRFGLMLHDISGTFNAWTHNSELLTDIYTQTGNVIPANTLEVTLPKASLGIARNWRFLDSKFGLLAATDLHFTFDGQRNVLLKSSFTSIDPSVGLELDYKNLAFVRFGGGNVQQIKDFDGSTYRTFQPDFGAGFTAGSISVDYALTDIGDRSESLYSHVFSLKFSIDRKKENE, encoded by the coding sequence ATGCGTTGGCTTTTTGTAGTGCTGGGTTTTGTGTTTCTCTGGGAGAGTGCACATGCGCAGCTCAATACACCCAAATACAGTAATGAATTCCTCGCCATAGGAGCGGGAGCGCGTGCTCTAGGTATGGCGGCTACTCAAACTGCTGTAGCTGATGACGTCACCGCCGGTTTCTGGAATCCTGCCAGCCTCACAGACTTATCTCATGCCTACGAAGTTTCCTTGATGCATGCTGAGTACTTTGCGGGTATTGCCAACTATGATTACGGAAGCTTCGCCACACCTCTGGATTCGCTGAGTACCCTGGCGATCTCCGTAGTGCGCTTTGCCGTAGACGATATTCCCGATACGCGCTTTTTGTATGATGCCAATGGTCGCATCAATTATGACAACATCCGTTTCTTCTCTGCTGCTGATTATGCTTTCCTGTTTTCCTATGCCCGCCAGATTCCTAAGGTAAAAGGTTTAAGTGTTGGAGCAAATTTTAAAGTGATTCATCGTACTGTAGGCAGCTTTGCCAATGCCTGGGGCTTTGGACTGGACGCCGCTGCCACTTACCGGATGAAAGCATGGCGTTTTGGTCTGATGCTGCATGATATCAGTGGTACATTCAATGCCTGGACCCATAACTCAGAACTGCTAACCGATATATATACCCAGACCGGCAATGTGATCCCGGCCAATACTTTGGAAGTGACACTACCCAAAGCTTCACTGGGTATTGCTCGGAATTGGCGGTTTCTGGATAGCAAGTTTGGATTATTGGCAGCTACAGACCTGCACTTTACTTTTGATGGGCAGAGAAACGTATTGCTCAAGTCAAGCTTTACATCCATTGACCCTTCAGTAGGCTTGGAGCTTGATTATAAGAACCTGGCTTTCGTTCGCTTTGGAGGGGGTAATGTACAGCAGATCAAAGATTTTGATGGTAGTACTTATCGTACATTTCAGCCGGATTTTGGCGCTGGCTTTACAGCGGGCAGCATTAGTGTAGACTACGCACTGACCGACATTGGCGATCGTTCAGAGTCGCTGTACTCTCATGTATTTTCTCTCAAATTCAGTATTGACCGCAAGAAGGAGAATGAGTAG
- a CDS encoding DUF2254 domain-containing protein, whose protein sequence is MSKKATRITTNKLSKLYIGVISSVAFYPTLIAFGLFLLSILTLYLDERTPSRIFGNEVPIKNILAPNSVRSLLGAIGGGMISLMVFSFSMVMVILNQAASNYSPRLLPNMIEKKHHQVVLGVYLGTIAYTFVVLSSIQSEMFTFGVPTLSVTINALLGLICLGLFIYFINSISQIIQIGNIISDLYMNTLEGIRHEINEEVYIPPNELPDIEAWQLTYSPVSGYMDSIDHASLLSLASKLDIRLKICVPLGQFVNHLDPILLSSRSISKKECADIFHSLVFRHQENVSQNYIYGFKQLSEVATKALSPGINDPGTAIQALDRLTALFVERLKVTGFKIKTDKQGNLRIIYEPVHFQDLLYYSIGTIINYADNDLPVNHKLVQSLDAIARNDDKEQHTDIILSMLDDMVTHYMRKFVTLSDQRSLSIRVQQMIRRYPKHPTTGVIQNKIAEVLPLNTAW, encoded by the coding sequence ATGTCAAAGAAAGCTACCAGAATCACTACTAACAAACTCAGCAAGCTCTATATAGGAGTGATCTCAAGTGTGGCTTTTTATCCTACCCTAATTGCTTTTGGGCTTTTTTTACTATCCATACTGACCTTATACCTAGATGAAAGAACACCAAGCAGAATATTCGGAAATGAAGTACCAATAAAAAATATCCTTGCGCCAAATAGTGTCAGGTCATTACTGGGAGCTATCGGCGGAGGGATGATTTCTCTGATGGTATTCAGCTTTTCTATGGTGATGGTGATCCTGAACCAGGCGGCCTCAAATTATTCCCCTCGCTTACTGCCCAATATGATAGAAAAGAAACATCATCAGGTAGTATTGGGGGTTTACCTGGGGACAATTGCTTATACCTTTGTAGTGCTTTCCAGTATCCAATCTGAAATGTTTACTTTCGGGGTTCCTACTTTATCGGTAACCATCAATGCCCTGCTTGGCCTGATTTGCCTGGGGCTGTTCATCTATTTTATCAACAGTATTTCTCAGATTATTCAAATAGGCAATATCATCAGTGACCTGTATATGAATACGCTTGAAGGCATAAGGCATGAAATCAATGAAGAAGTATACATTCCCCCGAATGAACTGCCTGACATAGAGGCCTGGCAGCTTACCTACAGTCCGGTTTCAGGCTATATGGATAGTATTGACCATGCCTCTCTTCTCAGTTTAGCCTCCAAACTGGATATTAGGCTGAAAATATGTGTTCCCCTAGGACAGTTTGTTAACCATCTGGATCCGATATTGCTTAGCAGCCGCTCAATCAGTAAAAAAGAATGTGCTGATATATTTCATAGCCTGGTATTTAGACATCAGGAAAATGTAAGTCAGAATTATATATATGGGTTTAAACAGCTTAGCGAAGTAGCAACCAAAGCATTAAGTCCGGGTATCAATGATCCCGGTACAGCCATACAGGCGTTGGATCGCCTGACCGCTCTTTTTGTAGAAAGGCTGAAAGTAACAGGGTTTAAAATCAAAACTGACAAGCAGGGAAATCTTCGTATAATTTATGAGCCGGTACATTTTCAGGATCTGTTATACTACAGTATTGGTACAATTATCAACTATGCGGATAATGATCTGCCAGTGAACCATAAGTTGGTACAAAGCCTGGATGCTATAGCACGCAATGATGACAAAGAGCAGCACACTGACATTATTTTATCTATGCTGGACGATATGGTAACCCATTATATGCGCAAGTTCGTCACGCTTTCGGATCAACGTTCATTGAGTATACGGGTACAGCAGATGATCAGGCGGTATCCCAAACACCCGACAACCGGGGTAATACAAAATAAAATAGCTGAAGTATTACCATTAAATACTGCCTGGTAA
- a CDS encoding C25 family cysteine peptidase — MSSIYIFAEGTIVRRIFFLIMLISLPALSAAQRFGNEWINTTQSYYKISVAQDGVYQVNYQDLLDAGFPVDNVDPRRMQLFFRGQEQAIFIQGQQDASFDPADFMLFYGQRNDGTQDRELYVPNEAQANPFRNLYSDSTAYFLTWSLAAVNGKRMNSFAENNINNIPAEEYHWEEKISFYTGEFSMGRQYPLGSLSGVIAHLSTFDYGEGWTSSRIARGESRSFTLQAPAQYTAGPVPQLEILLAGRNNRQHDVTVQVGSTTASLRTLSTVNFDYYDHSLLTEDLQWSDLAGGNLVVSVAVNGVNGEADNVSVSYIRLRYPQQTTAESQTTKQLELVANPAGKSYIEITNPPASPYLLDVTDEDNVLRIGYNQIGGNTSAVIPNTQLARHLLIGSAQAIPSIRKVSFQNISTTANYLMISHELLHQPAGNYSDPVRAYQEYRASAEGGNFNTLLMDIGQVYDQFSYGEVTPLAIRRLADFMLSNGKPEYLLLIGKGLTVNYNYHRKDPATTTLRDLVPTGGMPGSDEVLTAGLAGSDGYHAAIPTGRINAQSAADVAAYLDKVKETESRDLSADYQETTTREALWKKHLVHLSGGLSLAELILFSRYVDDFKAVAERDYLGGEVANQSKKSNNATELVNIADEVNKGLSLITFFGHSGTTNSDIEIGYVSNDEYGYKNKGKYPAILINGCNAGNIFSNAETFGEDWIKTPDRGAIHVIAHSAEGISSVLKRFSDAIYNTGFADSTYIGSSMGKIKQEASRRFIEALGENKWEVHTAQVRQAVMQGDPAVSLFGRGQPDLEVNDNVISISPLQDGPVTVFSDSFAVNMVVRNFGRTSRDSISVSVNRTLSNGSILSYGPVNYPPVHYQDTLQFVINAEDSTVTASEELGTNRFEIVIDSQDSISELNEGNNRASFEYFVPLGGTVHLSPHNYAIVSDDTVRLHMQAGDYQTAIKKSDVRQYLVEIDTSYTLNSGLKQTFNISAKGLAAQEIELPHKTDSTVYYWRSKYAELREGEIDQWTQSSFTYINDSQEGWRQSNASQLLENQVSNMSYDGQWEFTETGVDVKVTTHGGDVPATSAQLVVNGKSYLVWNIDRSSCRSNSINALAFEKNSLLPYLGLKKDGFDWPDRNSCGFVPQTINSFDNNQVINASLILEQYIDAIGEGDPVLLFSLGFMDYTKWPASTLAKLKEIGVDETSIADLSAGEPLIILGRKNASPGSAQLVRADTTNGLSLREQSVELEERLTSNNKSGSIVSKRIGPSNSWQDLKIVANEYEPSDIIQVDIIGETKEGIQKVLFSSVAVNTAIDLSGIDATQYPFLRLNMLLEDETNLSPVQLRQWLIHYSEVPEGVLLSENALSEKISKQEGETFSVPFLFYNLSERDFSDSLEVVYSLFNQDSRKLLSDTLKIEAANAGDTLSFEVPVNTIDLVGTSDFSVKVNPRIQAEQTYDNNSLTLPSYIEVKGDELNPIIDVAFDGTYILDGDIVSPNPMITIEIRDENPYLQKQDTTGIDILLGKNEAVEASASNARTTDTHMKRIPLSNEGVSWSPAEGDEPFKVNFQPSQLEDGLYTLRVQAEDASGNASGTQPYEINFEIINESTITNFYPYPNPFSTSTRFVFTLTGQEIPDQVKVQIMTVSGKVVREITQDELGIIRIGNNITDYAWDGRDEFGDELANGVYLYRVIVRSNGKSIDLRETAGDKGFKNGFGKMYILR, encoded by the coding sequence ATGAGTAGCATATATATTTTTGCCGAAGGCACCATCGTGAGGAGAATATTTTTCCTGATAATGCTAATTTCTTTGCCAGCTTTATCAGCCGCCCAGCGCTTTGGGAATGAGTGGATTAATACTACACAATCGTACTATAAAATTTCAGTAGCACAAGATGGGGTTTATCAGGTCAACTATCAGGACCTGTTGGATGCCGGTTTTCCGGTAGATAATGTAGATCCCCGACGTATGCAGCTTTTTTTTCGTGGGCAGGAGCAGGCTATATTTATTCAGGGGCAGCAGGATGCCAGCTTTGACCCCGCTGACTTCATGCTGTTTTATGGACAGCGTAATGATGGTACTCAGGACAGGGAACTGTACGTGCCCAATGAAGCCCAGGCTAATCCTTTTCGTAATCTGTACTCAGACTCCACGGCTTACTTTTTGACCTGGTCACTCGCTGCAGTCAACGGAAAGCGGATGAATAGCTTTGCTGAAAATAATATCAATAACATACCTGCTGAAGAGTATCATTGGGAGGAAAAAATATCATTTTATACAGGTGAGTTTTCCATGGGCAGACAATACCCCCTTGGCTCACTTTCCGGAGTAATTGCGCACCTAAGCACCTTTGATTATGGAGAAGGTTGGACGAGTTCTCGAATTGCGAGGGGGGAGAGCAGAAGCTTTACTTTACAGGCTCCCGCACAGTACACTGCCGGACCGGTACCCCAACTGGAAATACTTTTGGCCGGTAGGAATAACCGCCAGCATGATGTAACGGTGCAGGTAGGTAGCACAACAGCTTCATTGAGGACCCTCAGCACAGTTAATTTTGATTACTATGATCATAGCCTGCTAACAGAAGATCTGCAGTGGAGTGATCTTGCGGGTGGTAATCTGGTGGTTAGCGTTGCAGTGAATGGTGTAAACGGAGAGGCTGATAATGTTTCCGTATCTTATATCCGGCTAAGGTATCCACAGCAAACTACTGCCGAAAGCCAAACGACAAAGCAATTAGAGTTAGTAGCCAACCCTGCTGGTAAAAGCTATATAGAGATTACTAATCCCCCGGCTTCTCCATACCTTCTGGATGTAACTGATGAGGATAATGTGTTGAGGATCGGTTATAACCAGATAGGAGGGAATACTAGCGCAGTAATCCCCAATACCCAGCTTGCCCGCCACCTGTTAATCGGAAGTGCACAGGCTATTCCTTCTATACGAAAAGTAAGTTTCCAAAATATCAGTACCACTGCCAATTACCTGATGATCTCTCACGAACTGCTCCATCAGCCTGCAGGCAATTATAGTGATCCGGTACGTGCCTATCAGGAGTACCGTGCTTCCGCTGAGGGAGGAAACTTTAATACGCTGCTAATGGACATTGGGCAGGTATATGATCAGTTCAGCTACGGAGAAGTTACTCCTTTAGCGATACGTCGGCTGGCAGATTTTATGTTGAGCAATGGCAAGCCTGAATATCTGCTACTTATCGGAAAAGGCCTGACAGTCAATTATAATTACCACAGAAAGGACCCTGCGACCACTACCTTAAGAGACCTTGTGCCTACCGGAGGAATGCCGGGCTCTGATGAGGTGCTTACCGCTGGCCTTGCGGGTAGCGATGGTTATCATGCTGCGATTCCTACAGGACGTATCAATGCGCAAAGTGCTGCGGACGTGGCGGCATATCTGGATAAAGTGAAGGAAACAGAAAGTAGAGACTTGTCGGCTGACTATCAGGAAACCACTACCCGAGAAGCGCTCTGGAAGAAGCATTTGGTCCACTTAAGCGGTGGTTTGAGCCTGGCTGAGCTTATATTATTTTCTCGCTATGTAGATGATTTTAAGGCGGTCGCAGAAAGAGATTACCTGGGAGGCGAGGTAGCTAATCAGTCCAAAAAGTCGAACAACGCTACCGAGTTGGTCAACATTGCTGATGAAGTGAATAAAGGGCTTTCCTTGATTACTTTCTTTGGGCATTCAGGTACCACCAATTCAGACATTGAAATTGGTTATGTATCCAATGACGAATACGGATATAAAAATAAAGGGAAGTATCCGGCTATTTTGATCAATGGGTGTAATGCGGGAAACATTTTTAGCAATGCTGAAACCTTTGGTGAAGACTGGATTAAAACTCCTGACAGAGGGGCTATACATGTGATTGCTCACAGTGCCGAAGGTATTTCCAGTGTGCTCAAACGCTTTTCTGATGCTATTTATAATACCGGCTTCGCTGACTCAACCTACATTGGAAGCTCAATGGGTAAAATTAAGCAGGAGGCTAGCCGACGTTTTATAGAAGCTTTGGGAGAAAACAAATGGGAAGTCCATACAGCACAGGTAAGGCAGGCAGTGATGCAAGGAGACCCGGCGGTAAGTCTGTTTGGAAGAGGGCAGCCTGATCTGGAGGTAAATGATAACGTTATATCTATTTCCCCCCTGCAGGACGGCCCTGTAACGGTATTTTCAGACTCCTTCGCAGTGAATATGGTGGTTAGAAATTTTGGGAGGACCAGCCGGGATTCTATTTCAGTATCTGTGAACCGTACCTTAAGTAATGGCAGTATACTATCTTATGGGCCGGTAAATTACCCTCCGGTACACTATCAGGATACCCTTCAGTTTGTCATCAATGCTGAAGATTCAACTGTGACTGCCAGCGAAGAACTGGGTACCAACCGTTTTGAAATCGTTATTGACAGCCAGGACTCCATTTCCGAATTGAATGAGGGGAATAACCGGGCTAGTTTTGAGTATTTTGTGCCTCTGGGAGGTACAGTACACCTTTCACCCCACAATTATGCGATAGTCTCCGATGATACTGTACGCTTGCATATGCAGGCAGGTGATTATCAAACTGCTATTAAAAAAAGTGATGTAAGGCAATACCTGGTAGAGATAGATACCTCCTATACATTAAATAGTGGTTTAAAACAAACATTTAACATTTCGGCTAAAGGTTTAGCAGCACAGGAAATTGAGCTGCCACATAAAACAGATAGTACGGTTTACTATTGGCGCAGTAAGTATGCTGAGCTTAGAGAAGGTGAGATAGATCAGTGGACGCAAAGTTCTTTTACCTACATCAACGACAGTCAGGAAGGTTGGCGTCAGTCTAATGCTTCCCAGTTGCTGGAAAACCAGGTAAGCAATATGTCTTATGACGGTCAGTGGGAGTTTACAGAGACAGGAGTTGATGTTAAGGTTACCACGCATGGAGGAGATGTGCCCGCTACTTCGGCCCAGCTTGTTGTTAACGGAAAGTCATACTTAGTATGGAACATTGACAGGTCTTCCTGTAGGTCAAACTCAATTAATGCCTTAGCATTTGAGAAAAACAGCCTGCTGCCTTATCTGGGTTTGAAAAAAGATGGGTTTGATTGGCCCGACAGAAATAGCTGTGGCTTCGTACCCCAAACGATCAATAGCTTTGATAATAATCAGGTAATTAACGCAAGTTTGATATTGGAACAATATATAGATGCTATTGGTGAAGGTGATCCTGTATTGTTATTTTCTCTGGGATTTATGGACTATACCAAATGGCCTGCTTCCACACTTGCTAAATTGAAAGAGATTGGAGTAGATGAAACCAGTATAGCGGATTTAAGTGCCGGAGAACCATTAATTATTTTAGGCAGAAAAAATGCCAGCCCGGGGAGTGCTCAACTGGTGAGGGCCGATACTACCAATGGCTTATCGTTAAGAGAACAAAGTGTTGAGCTGGAAGAAAGACTGACCAGTAATAACAAGAGTGGTAGCATTGTATCCAAAAGAATAGGACCGTCAAACAGCTGGCAAGACCTGAAGATAGTGGCAAATGAATATGAGCCTTCTGATATCATTCAGGTGGATATTATTGGTGAAACTAAGGAGGGTATTCAAAAAGTATTATTCTCGAGTGTAGCCGTAAACACTGCTATAGATTTATCGGGCATTGATGCAACTCAATATCCTTTTCTGCGGCTTAACATGCTCTTGGAAGATGAAACTAACCTGAGTCCGGTCCAGCTTCGGCAATGGCTGATTCATTATTCAGAGGTGCCCGAAGGAGTGCTGTTATCCGAAAATGCTCTTTCAGAAAAAATTAGCAAGCAGGAAGGTGAGACCTTTTCTGTACCTTTTCTGTTTTATAACTTATCAGAGCGGGACTTCTCAGATTCCCTGGAAGTGGTCTACAGTTTATTCAATCAGGATAGTAGAAAATTGCTTAGTGACACATTAAAAATTGAGGCAGCTAACGCTGGTGATACTTTGAGCTTTGAGGTACCAGTAAATACCATAGATCTTGTAGGCACCAGCGACTTCTCAGTGAAGGTCAATCCTCGTATTCAAGCGGAACAGACATACGATAATAATTCGCTTACCCTTCCCTCTTATATAGAAGTGAAGGGCGATGAGCTTAATCCCATTATTGATGTGGCTTTTGATGGTACTTACATTTTGGATGGTGATATTGTATCGCCTAATCCTATGATTACTATAGAGATACGAGATGAGAACCCTTACTTACAGAAACAGGATACTACAGGGATTGATATCCTGTTAGGCAAAAATGAGGCGGTAGAAGCTTCTGCCAGTAATGCACGTACTACAGATACCCATATGAAGCGTATTCCGCTAAGCAATGAAGGAGTAAGCTGGTCACCCGCTGAGGGGGATGAGCCATTTAAGGTGAATTTTCAACCCAGTCAACTGGAAGATGGACTATATACGCTTAGGGTACAGGCTGAGGATGCCAGTGGAAACGCCTCAGGAACGCAGCCCTACGAAATAAACTTTGAGATTATCAATGAATCCACCATCACTAATTTTTATCCCTATCCCAATCCTTTCTCAACCAGTACCCGCTTTGTATTTACACTAACTGGTCAGGAAATACCCGATCAGGTCAAAGTACAAATTATGACGGTGAGTGGTAAGGTAGTGCGGGAGATTACACAGGATGAGTTAGGAATCATACGAATTGGTAATAATATTACTGATTATGCCTGGGATGGCAGAGATGAGTTTGGGGATGAACTGGCTAATGGCGTTTACTTGTATCGTGTAATTGTGCGAAGTAACGGAAAGTCCATAGACCTGAGAGAAACTGCTGGTGATAAGGGCTTCAAAAATGGCTTTGGAAAAATGTATATCCTTAGATAG
- a CDS encoding toxin-antitoxin system YwqK family antitoxin, which translates to MLRYLVTIILAGMCIPGFSQESEKIFGSYLYEDDKITLTLSPPNNYTLFAMEYARRTRSVSSKEISRGTFEVEDNQLMLEEFPTRHQMSLDIDSELKLEAVNVKEIDEGEILYARRMSYENGNPRMEGEWKRGKKHGTWVYYDEEGNVVKAERYRRGKLID; encoded by the coding sequence ATGCTTAGATATTTAGTCACAATCATTCTAGCCGGGATGTGCATTCCCGGCTTTTCTCAGGAAAGTGAAAAAATCTTCGGTAGTTATCTTTATGAAGATGACAAGATTACGTTAACGCTCAGTCCTCCTAATAATTACACCCTCTTCGCGATGGAGTATGCCCGTCGTACCCGCTCAGTAAGCAGTAAGGAAATTTCACGGGGTACTTTTGAGGTCGAAGATAATCAGCTTATGCTGGAAGAGTTTCCTACGCGCCACCAAATGAGCTTGGACATAGATTCTGAACTGAAGCTGGAAGCAGTGAATGTGAAAGAGATTGATGAAGGAGAAATACTTTACGCACGAAGAATGAGCTATGAAAATGGTAACCCGCGCATGGAAGGAGAGTGGAAAAGAGGTAAAAAGCACGGTACCTGGGTGTATTATGATGAAGAAGGCAATGTAGTGAAGGCAGAAAGATATCGCCGCGGCAAGCTGATAGACTGA